One window of Desulfobaculum bizertense DSM 18034 genomic DNA carries:
- the ptsP gene encoding phosphoenolpyruvate--protein phosphotransferase, translating into MAKKVITGIPVSSGIAIGKAFFMNRRLYGAIPRQSIAQDLVESEAERLRQAVDCAISDLVAVREDLPKELSDHALLIDSHITILRDPKLSKSVVKYITTMQINAEWALLKAIKDTEETFAAIKDDYIRERIQDVRLMADRVLSKLMGLSSGLTAIEGRIILLAHDLAPSDTAGLEVDKIMAFSTTEGGKTSHTGILARTLQIPAIVGVSGLEDNITDGEFIIIDALKGRILVEPSEEELAHYTELQNRFETYQKSIHRNCHLPGETIDGFRVAVHSNIELFEEVAAVLDYGGEGIGLFRTEYSYMNRPSLPTEEELYEEYKELAEIMDGKKVTYRTLDLGSDKLLSQHAQISERNPALGLRSIRFCLQHKDMFKTQLRAILRAAVHGNCAMMYPMISGLRELREANKVLFEVKQDLRRDGLHFAENIPVGIMVELPSAVMTAELLAREVDFFSIGTNDLIQYSLGIDRTNKDVSYLYQPLHPAVLRSIKMVVDAAHQSGIEVSLCGEVASDPFCVPILLGMQIDSLSMNPQAIPGIKRIIRQTTMDECKTLLRRILDCRTVMKINRLVMDSIFTRFPEELTFYSSLLDLDDMV; encoded by the coding sequence GTGGCCAAAAAGGTCATCACCGGTATTCCGGTCTCTTCTGGCATTGCCATTGGTAAAGCCTTTTTCATGAATCGGCGTCTTTACGGCGCCATTCCACGCCAGTCCATCGCTCAGGACCTTGTGGAAAGCGAAGCTGAACGTCTGCGTCAGGCTGTTGACTGCGCGATTAGCGATTTGGTCGCTGTTCGGGAAGACCTGCCAAAGGAACTTTCTGACCACGCCCTCCTGATTGATTCGCACATTACAATTTTGCGGGACCCAAAGCTGAGCAAATCTGTGGTGAAGTACATCACCACAATGCAGATCAATGCTGAGTGGGCTTTGCTCAAGGCCATCAAGGATACCGAAGAAACCTTTGCCGCAATCAAGGATGACTACATCCGGGAGCGGATTCAGGATGTTCGGCTGATGGCTGACCGGGTTTTGTCCAAACTTATGGGACTCTCCTCTGGGCTGACGGCCATTGAAGGCCGTATCATTTTGCTGGCGCATGATCTTGCCCCGTCCGACACTGCCGGACTGGAAGTCGACAAGATTATGGCCTTTAGCACCACAGAAGGTGGCAAGACCTCGCACACCGGGATACTGGCAAGGACGCTTCAGATTCCTGCTATTGTTGGTGTGAGCGGGCTTGAAGACAATATTACTGACGGTGAGTTTATCATTATTGACGCCCTCAAGGGGCGCATTCTGGTGGAGCCATCCGAAGAGGAGCTGGCGCACTACACCGAGTTGCAGAATCGTTTTGAGACATATCAGAAATCGATTCATCGCAACTGCCATCTTCCCGGCGAAACCATTGACGGTTTCCGGGTGGCTGTGCACTCCAACATAGAACTTTTTGAAGAAGTCGCTGCTGTTCTTGATTACGGCGGGGAGGGCATTGGGCTGTTCCGGACGGAATACAGCTACATGAATCGCCCCTCTCTCCCAACTGAGGAAGAGCTGTATGAGGAGTACAAGGAACTTGCCGAGATTATGGACGGCAAGAAGGTGACCTATCGGACACTAGACCTTGGCTCGGACAAGCTGCTTTCCCAGCATGCGCAGATTAGCGAGCGGAACCCGGCCCTTGGCCTGCGGTCCATTCGTTTTTGTCTCCAGCACAAGGATATGTTCAAAACGCAACTTCGCGCTATTTTGCGCGCTGCCGTACATGGCAACTGCGCTATGATGTATCCAATGATTTCAGGGCTGCGGGAGCTTCGCGAAGCGAACAAGGTTTTGTTTGAGGTCAAGCAGGACCTGCGGCGTGACGGACTCCATTTTGCCGAGAATATCCCGGTCGGCATTATGGTCGAGCTGCCTTCGGCGGTCATGACTGCCGAGCTTCTGGCGCGTGAAGTCGACTTTTTCTCCATTGGTACCAATGACCTGATTCAGTACTCACTCGGTATTGACAGAACCAACAAAGATGTTTCCTATCTGTATCAGCCTTTGCATCCGGCTGTGCTGCGGTCCATCAAAATGGTTGTTGACGCCGCGCATCAGTCTGGCATTGAGGTGAGTCTGTGTGGCGAGGTTGCCTCTGATCCATTCTGTGTGCCCATCCTTTTGGGAATGCAGATTGATTCGCTGAGCATGAACCCGCAGGCTATCCCCGGCATCAAGCGCATCATTCGTCAGACCACAATGGACGAGTGCAAAACGCTTTTGCGGCGCATTTTGGATTGCCGTACCGTTATGAAGATTAATCGTCTGGTTATGGATTCTATCTTTACCAGATTCCCGGAAGAACTGACTTTTTATTCATCGCTCCTTGATTTGGACGACATGGTTTAA
- the smpB gene encoding SsrA-binding protein SmpB, producing MAKSVNRAGTKSVAVNKNARRNYEILEVYEAGISLMGSEVKSIRNGHVSFKDGYVRVAGGQAMLIGVHIAPYENAVYTGHEPERERRLLLHSREIEALEAKVDQKGLSVIPIRLYFRNGKLKVEIGLGRGKKNFDRRDDIKRRDIARDTARELARFK from the coding sequence ATGGCGAAATCAGTGAACAGGGCGGGCACAAAATCTGTTGCCGTGAACAAGAACGCCCGCCGGAATTATGAAATTTTGGAAGTCTATGAGGCTGGCATTTCCCTCATGGGCTCCGAGGTCAAGTCCATTCGAAATGGGCACGTGAGTTTCAAGGACGGGTATGTGCGCGTTGCTGGCGGTCAGGCCATGCTTATTGGCGTTCACATCGCTCCCTATGAAAACGCCGTGTACACAGGTCACGAGCCTGAACGCGAGCGTCGGCTTCTTTTGCACAGTCGGGAGATTGAAGCCCTTGAGGCAAAAGTTGACCAGAAAGGTCTGTCCGTTATCCCCATCCGACTCTATTTCCGCAACGGCAAGTTAAAGGTTGAAATCGGTCTCGGCCGAGGCAAAAAGAACTTTGACCGCCGCGACGACATCAAGCGTCGAGATATTGCCCGCGACACTGCCCGCGAGCTTGCCCGCTTTAAATAG
- a CDS encoding FAD-binding oxidoreductase → MLSSAQQSFLSGIFSEEDISFSPEEICAYGGDSSRLFAMPWAVVQPRNVEQVQELLQFAHAERIPLFPRSRGTNVVGACVPQGGGIVVSSLNLNAIRDISPTDFVAVAEPGVVTAKLQSACAAKSLFYPPDPASHRISTIGGNVSTNAGGMRAVKYGVTRDYVLGLKAVLPGGQLIECGGRTHKNVVGLDLTRLFVGSEGTLGFITELELKLLPLPQQTASVLVGFSSLEAALHAASEVFRAGILPVAMEFMAREVLEALSAVTTAPWPEATRAVLLLKLDGSEEVLPLELARLSRVLELCSPSFLATGQGADEEALWEVRRLINPASFTVAPDKMSDDVTVPRGRVVEAVAGIREAAARHKLVTLVFGHLGDGNLHVNVMYDKTAGQLPVAKALKDDVLKVVLGCGGTMSGEHGVGMTKYPYFNRQIGPVERQLMRRIKADFDPRNIMNPGKAY, encoded by the coding sequence ATGCTCTCCTCTGCACAGCAGTCTTTTTTATCCGGCATTTTCTCTGAGGAAGACATCAGCTTTTCCCCAGAGGAAATTTGCGCCTATGGCGGCGATTCCAGCAGGCTTTTTGCCATGCCGTGGGCCGTTGTCCAGCCTCGAAACGTGGAGCAGGTGCAGGAACTTTTGCAGTTTGCCCATGCCGAGCGCATTCCTCTTTTCCCAAGATCTCGCGGCACGAACGTTGTTGGTGCCTGTGTGCCTCAGGGCGGCGGTATTGTCGTCTCATCTCTGAATCTCAACGCCATTCGGGATATTAGCCCGACGGACTTTGTGGCCGTTGCTGAACCCGGTGTCGTGACCGCAAAGCTTCAGAGTGCCTGTGCTGCAAAGTCACTTTTTTATCCCCCGGACCCCGCCAGCCATCGCATTTCCACCATCGGTGGAAATGTTTCCACCAATGCAGGTGGCATGCGCGCCGTAAAGTATGGCGTTACCCGTGACTATGTGCTCGGGTTGAAAGCCGTGCTCCCCGGTGGGCAGCTTATTGAGTGTGGTGGGCGCACCCACAAGAATGTTGTCGGCTTGGATCTGACACGTCTTTTCGTCGGCTCCGAGGGGACGCTGGGATTTATCACGGAGCTTGAGCTAAAGCTTCTCCCGCTCCCGCAGCAGACGGCGTCTGTGCTCGTAGGTTTTTCTTCTCTCGAAGCTGCGCTTCATGCTGCATCCGAGGTCTTCCGGGCAGGAATTTTGCCCGTGGCGATGGAGTTCATGGCGCGCGAAGTGCTCGAAGCTCTTTCCGCCGTCACCACGGCTCCGTGGCCAGAGGCGACCCGAGCGGTGCTTCTCCTCAAGCTTGATGGCTCAGAGGAAGTTCTCCCCCTTGAGCTTGCGCGTTTATCTCGTGTCCTTGAATTATGTTCCCCTTCGTTTCTCGCCACCGGGCAGGGGGCCGACGAAGAAGCTCTGTGGGAAGTGCGGCGGCTTATCAATCCCGCGTCTTTCACCGTCGCGCCAGACAAGATGTCTGACGATGTCACTGTGCCGCGTGGGCGTGTCGTTGAGGCTGTTGCTGGTATTCGTGAGGCCGCAGCCCGACACAAGCTTGTGACTCTCGTTTTCGGCCATCTCGGTGACGGCAATCTGCACGTTAATGTGATGTATGACAAAACCGCCGGGCAGCTCCCCGTCGCTAAAGCGCTCAAGGATGATGTGTTGAAGGTCGTCCTCGGCTGTGGCGGTACGATGTCTGGCGAGCATGGCGTCGGCATGACCAAGTATCCATATTTCAACAGGCAAATCGGACCCGTCGAGCGGCAGCTCATGCGCCGGATTAAAGCCGATTTCGACCCCCGGAACATCATGAACCCCGGTAAAGCCTATTAG
- a CDS encoding DMT family transporter, with product MTTQKKNLSPVPYIALLGAVLLWSSSFVAMKIGLSHFDPNVLIFGRMLIGSICLIPLFGYLTRVQYKAGDWKPLCFMAFCEPFLYFVFESHALKYTSAAQAGMVTSLLPLFVGIAAIPFLKEKISRWMMAGFLLAVAGVIWLSLSGETTENAPAPVLGNILEALAMASATGYVIMLKRLSFRYSSNFLTAFQAVAGAAFFFPLLFLPTTVIPTHFPTEGVLSVVYLGSIVTLGGYGLHNYAVSQIPASQSTAFINLIPVFTVFLGWLVLGETFTGQQMIASGLVLAGIFLSQKKTRPASQAS from the coding sequence ATGACGACTCAGAAAAAAAACCTGTCTCCAGTACCATACATTGCACTGCTCGGTGCAGTACTTCTCTGGAGCAGCTCTTTTGTGGCGATGAAGATTGGACTCAGCCATTTTGACCCCAACGTCTTGATCTTTGGTCGAATGCTCATTGGAAGCATCTGTCTCATCCCACTTTTTGGATACCTCACACGAGTTCAGTACAAAGCCGGAGACTGGAAGCCTCTTTGCTTTATGGCTTTTTGCGAGCCGTTTCTCTATTTCGTCTTTGAGTCTCACGCGCTCAAATACACCTCTGCAGCTCAGGCTGGCATGGTTACATCCCTTTTGCCTCTTTTTGTAGGCATTGCTGCAATTCCATTTCTGAAAGAAAAAATCAGCCGATGGATGATGGCAGGCTTTCTTCTTGCCGTTGCTGGCGTTATCTGGCTCAGCCTTTCTGGTGAAACAACAGAAAATGCCCCGGCTCCCGTCCTTGGCAATATTCTGGAAGCCCTCGCTATGGCCTCGGCAACAGGCTACGTCATCATGCTCAAGCGGCTCTCCTTTCGCTATTCTTCCAACTTTTTGACCGCATTTCAGGCCGTCGCTGGTGCCGCCTTCTTTTTCCCGCTGCTCTTTTTGCCCACAACTGTCATCCCAACACACTTTCCTACCGAAGGCGTGCTTTCTGTGGTCTATCTCGGCAGTATTGTGACTCTCGGCGGGTACGGCCTTCACAATTATGCCGTCAGTCAGATCCCGGCCAGCCAGTCTACCGCGTTTATTAATCTTATCCCGGTATTCACAGTGTTCCTTGGCTGGCTCGTCCTCGGCGAGACCTTTACCGGCCAGCAGATGATCGCCTCCGGTCTCGTTCTCGCCGGTATCTTTCTCAGCCAGAAGAAGACACGGCCTGCTTCGCAAGCCTCATAA
- a CDS encoding (Fe-S)-binding protein, whose translation MTQEKNVQSQDTGTDPQCIQCGRCLEVCPLFSATQKEELSPRGRMLLLERFAETPELFSEKKAASLAASCLTCGRCHKACPRNVDVPHAVARVRAEHAGIARRLWKVWIESSALSWPLFSRMAKLAAPVCGKGDSRIPSSAKKLAALAEPRKLAGFLRPESAPACQYDRKAVVFPGCLAQAVTRRWTSSAEKLLEFLGFETAVRPKWDCCGASLGHAGAEAAQKNARAHNVELWREAGEHLLVTFCASCHAGLAAYATCSSLFRDRAEAERFAESLLPLSSLCQGMSVEQSGDMPSSLVYHHPCHAPDGDPDAVLLHDLLGQSFRQPDAAECCGMGGILQLTAPELSATVGKRCWEGLLQESPSCVLTGCSGCYSQLAGTAPEGVTVAHWLDMFDL comes from the coding sequence ATGACGCAAGAGAAAAACGTACAATCGCAGGACACCGGGACGGATCCACAGTGTATACAGTGTGGGCGTTGCCTGGAAGTCTGTCCACTGTTTAGCGCGACGCAAAAGGAAGAGCTGAGTCCTCGTGGACGCATGCTGCTTCTGGAGCGTTTTGCCGAGACCCCGGAACTCTTTTCTGAAAAGAAAGCCGCATCGCTGGCCGCGAGTTGCCTGACCTGTGGCCGATGCCATAAGGCCTGCCCTCGGAACGTGGATGTGCCACATGCGGTGGCGCGAGTCCGGGCAGAACACGCAGGTATTGCCCGCAGACTCTGGAAGGTCTGGATCGAAAGCTCTGCACTGTCGTGGCCGCTTTTTTCGCGTATGGCAAAACTGGCAGCTCCAGTGTGTGGCAAGGGCGATTCCCGAATTCCATCTTCTGCCAAAAAGCTCGCCGCACTGGCTGAGCCACGAAAACTTGCCGGGTTCCTCCGTCCAGAAAGTGCGCCAGCTTGCCAATATGACCGGAAGGCCGTAGTTTTCCCAGGCTGCCTTGCTCAGGCTGTTACCCGGCGATGGACCAGCTCCGCAGAAAAACTGCTGGAGTTTTTGGGCTTTGAAACCGCTGTGCGCCCTAAGTGGGACTGCTGCGGAGCGAGCCTTGGTCATGCAGGGGCAGAAGCCGCCCAGAAAAACGCCAGAGCGCATAACGTCGAGCTGTGGCGTGAGGCCGGAGAACATTTGCTGGTGACCTTCTGTGCAAGCTGCCACGCAGGGCTTGCCGCCTATGCGACCTGTTCGTCACTTTTTCGTGATAGGGCAGAGGCCGAGCGCTTTGCCGAGAGTCTCCTTCCCCTTTCTTCCCTGTGTCAGGGTATGAGCGTTGAACAAAGCGGTGATATGCCGTCGAGTTTGGTGTACCATCATCCGTGCCATGCTCCAGATGGGGACCCGGATGCAGTTCTGCTGCACGATCTTTTAGGACAATCTTTCCGCCAGCCCGATGCCGCAGAGTGTTGTGGCATGGGTGGCATCCTCCAGCTTACCGCTCCAGAACTTTCTGCGACCGTCGGGAAACGCTGTTGGGAAGGCCTGCTGCAAGAGTCGCCTTCCTGCGTGCTGACAGGATGCAGCGGATGTTATTCCCAGCTTGCCGGAACAGCCCCAGAGGGCGTGACCGTTGCACACTGGCTGGATATGTTTGATCTATGA
- the secA gene encoding preprotein translocase subunit SecA: MFAAIGRKLFGTKNERYLKTLGPVVDQVNSLEDKVRAFSDADFPSRIAELRQQVEAGKSTDELLPEVFALVREAGRRQMNMRHYDVQLIGGAVLHGGRIAEMRTGEGKTLVATLPVVLNALSGKGVHVVTVNDYLARRDAEWMSQIYTFLGLSVGTVLHGMTDEERKAAYGADITYGTNNEFGFDYLRDNMKFYLDQLVQRDLHFAIVDEVDSILIDEARTPLIISGQAQDSVAMYAQMDSIIPRLNPENDFILDEKARTVSLTDEGVIKCENILGISNLYDPANIAYQHHVLQALKAHRLFKRDVDYVVKEGQVMIVDEFTGRLMEGRRYSDGLHQALEAKEHVKVEAENQTLASITFQNYFRMYDKLSGMTGTADTEAVEFKQIYDLDVTVIPTNRPMVRNDQADLIFKNQDAKYRAIAEDVTEKHKEGRPVLVGTTSIEKSERLSSLLKKRRVPHSVLNAKHHEQEAEIVAEAGQTGKVTIATNMAGRGTDIVLGEGVRELGGLHILGTERHESRRIDNQLRGRSGRQGDPGSSRFFLALDDDLMRLFGSEKLQGIMNRLGLEDDEAIENSMVTKAIENAQRRVEGRNFDIRKQLLEFDDTMNQQRTVIYSQRRDIMRAQPAELEEMVNTFVDEQLDGLFESLEHSKSRHGDEEEATEFVAGRLDEIFNLGRVDELREKLPTRDAARDAVNERFGVLRQGAPDMYTEIFRFFLLDSLDRNWKEHLLNMDYLREGIGLRGYGQKDPKQEYKREGFELFQDMLERIKETTLRSLCRLRLQQEVHEDDFQHQEEKNVTYAGGGESEAAKKKPMKREEPKVGRNDPCPCGSGKKYKKCCGR; encoded by the coding sequence ATGTTCGCGGCCATTGGGCGTAAACTTTTTGGTACCAAGAATGAGCGATACCTGAAGACTTTGGGACCTGTTGTGGATCAGGTGAATAGCCTTGAGGACAAGGTCCGTGCGTTTTCGGACGCGGATTTCCCTTCTCGTATTGCGGAGCTTCGGCAGCAGGTCGAGGCTGGCAAGAGCACTGACGAGCTGCTTCCAGAAGTCTTTGCGCTGGTGCGTGAGGCTGGCCGTCGCCAGATGAACATGCGGCACTACGATGTGCAGCTTATCGGTGGAGCTGTCCTGCATGGCGGCCGTATCGCAGAGATGCGAACCGGTGAAGGTAAAACTCTGGTGGCAACACTGCCAGTTGTGCTCAATGCCCTGAGCGGAAAAGGCGTCCATGTCGTGACGGTGAACGACTACCTCGCCCGTCGTGACGCCGAGTGGATGTCTCAGATTTATACGTTCCTCGGCCTGAGCGTTGGTACTGTGCTGCATGGCATGACCGACGAAGAACGCAAGGCTGCGTATGGCGCGGACATTACGTACGGAACAAACAACGAGTTTGGTTTCGACTACCTCCGCGACAATATGAAATTTTATCTGGACCAGCTTGTTCAGCGTGATCTGCATTTTGCCATCGTTGACGAAGTTGACTCCATCCTTATTGACGAAGCCCGTACCCCGCTCATTATCTCTGGTCAGGCTCAGGATTCCGTCGCCATGTACGCGCAGATGGATTCCATCATCCCCCGCCTGAACCCGGAGAACGATTTCATCCTTGATGAAAAAGCCCGCACCGTGTCCCTGACCGATGAAGGCGTTATCAAGTGCGAAAATATTTTGGGTATCAGCAACCTGTATGACCCTGCCAATATCGCTTATCAGCACCACGTCTTGCAGGCTTTGAAGGCGCACCGCCTGTTCAAGCGTGACGTGGACTACGTGGTGAAAGAGGGGCAGGTCATGATCGTTGACGAGTTCACGGGCCGCCTCATGGAAGGTCGCCGTTACTCCGATGGTCTGCATCAGGCTCTGGAAGCCAAGGAACACGTCAAGGTCGAGGCTGAGAACCAGACTTTGGCATCTATTACCTTCCAGAACTACTTCCGCATGTATGACAAGCTGTCTGGCATGACGGGTACCGCTGATACGGAAGCTGTTGAGTTCAAGCAGATTTATGATCTGGACGTGACCGTTATCCCGACCAACCGCCCGATGGTTCGTAACGACCAGGCTGACCTGATCTTTAAGAATCAGGACGCCAAGTACCGCGCCATTGCTGAGGACGTGACCGAAAAGCATAAGGAAGGCCGTCCTGTTCTGGTTGGTACGACGAGTATTGAAAAGTCTGAGCGCCTGTCCAGCTTGCTGAAAAAGCGCCGTGTGCCGCATAGCGTTCTGAACGCAAAGCACCACGAGCAGGAAGCAGAGATTGTCGCTGAGGCTGGCCAGACGGGCAAAGTTACCATTGCTACCAACATGGCTGGCCGTGGTACTGACATCGTGCTCGGCGAGGGCGTGCGTGAGCTTGGTGGCCTGCACATCCTTGGCACTGAGCGCCATGAGTCCCGCCGAATCGATAACCAGCTCCGTGGTCGTTCTGGCCGTCAGGGTGATCCGGGTTCCTCCCGGTTCTTCCTTGCTCTGGACGATGATCTGATGCGCTTGTTTGGTTCTGAGAAGCTTCAGGGCATCATGAACCGCCTTGGCCTTGAGGATGACGAAGCTATTGAGAACTCAATGGTGACCAAGGCCATTGAGAACGCACAGCGTCGCGTTGAAGGCCGTAACTTTGATATTCGTAAGCAGCTGCTGGAGTTCGACGACACCATGAACCAGCAGCGTACGGTTATCTATTCCCAGCGTCGTGACATCATGCGCGCCCAGCCTGCTGAGCTGGAAGAGATGGTGAACACTTTTGTTGACGAACAGCTTGATGGACTCTTTGAGAGCCTTGAGCACTCCAAGTCCCGTCACGGTGACGAGGAAGAGGCGACAGAGTTTGTTGCTGGCCGTCTGGATGAGATTTTCAATCTTGGCCGGGTGGATGAGCTGCGTGAAAAGCTGCCGACCCGTGATGCTGCACGTGACGCTGTGAACGAACGCTTTGGCGTACTGCGTCAGGGCGCACCAGATATGTATACAGAAATTTTCCGTTTCTTCCTGCTGGATAGCCTCGACAGGAACTGGAAAGAACACCTGCTGAACATGGATTACCTGCGTGAAGGCATTGGCCTGCGTGGATACGGTCAGAAAGATCCAAAGCAGGAGTACAAGCGTGAGGGCTTTGAGCTGTTCCAGGATATGCTGGAGCGCATCAAGGAAACCACGCTGCGTTCCCTGTGCCGCCTGCGCTTGCAGCAGGAGGTGCACGAAGACGACTTCCAGCATCAGGAAGAAAAGAATGTGACCTACGCCGGAGGCGGAGAGTCTGAGGCCGCCAAGAAGAAGCCCATGAAACGGGAAGAACCGAAGGTCGGCCGCAATGATCCGTGTCCGTGCGGAAGCGGAAAGAAATATAAAAAGTGCTGTGGCCGCTAG
- the argJ gene encoding bifunctional glutamate N-acetyltransferase/amino-acid acetyltransferase ArgJ yields MQIPQGFTFAVAAAGFKTPDRNDIGVVISKTPATAAGVFTTNRFQAAPVRVSREALALSDTAHAVCVNSGQANACTGAEGLTHCQETRKMVAKAVGTKPDQVLVASTGVIGPQLKMDLWRKAMSPLSKSRATAGVIDVAKAIMTTDTFPKLAWQSIGKGAREVRVLGFAKGAGMISPNMATMLGCVMTDADVPAAQWREILREAVNRSFNRVTVDGDTSTNDTVFGLANGASGMSVDTIGREVLLEAVTEVCRSLAYQIVQDAEGGTKIVHVSVTGAPDNEDAELAARAVGNSPLVKTAMFGQDPNWGRIAAALGRSGARFEPEEVSISIAGLCIFENGQPVDIDFDSLLVPHLEKQDIHIDIELGNGEGASSLLASDLTHEYVSINADYRS; encoded by the coding sequence ATGCAGATTCCTCAGGGATTTACTTTTGCTGTTGCTGCGGCTGGGTTTAAGACTCCAGACCGTAACGATATTGGTGTGGTCATCAGCAAAACCCCGGCAACTGCTGCCGGAGTATTTACGACAAACCGTTTTCAGGCTGCGCCGGTTCGCGTTTCCCGCGAAGCTTTGGCCCTGAGTGATACGGCCCATGCGGTCTGCGTCAATTCTGGGCAGGCCAATGCCTGCACCGGAGCAGAGGGACTGACACATTGTCAGGAGACCCGAAAGATGGTTGCCAAGGCTGTGGGAACCAAGCCCGATCAGGTGCTGGTTGCTTCCACAGGTGTGATTGGCCCTCAGCTCAAGATGGACCTGTGGCGCAAGGCCATGTCTCCGCTTTCAAAAAGCCGGGCTACTGCTGGCGTTATTGACGTTGCCAAGGCCATCATGACTACGGATACTTTCCCCAAGCTTGCATGGCAGAGCATTGGAAAGGGCGCCCGTGAAGTTCGGGTGCTGGGTTTTGCCAAGGGTGCTGGCATGATTTCGCCAAACATGGCGACCATGCTTGGGTGTGTGATGACTGATGCCGACGTGCCTGCTGCACAGTGGCGTGAAATTTTGCGTGAGGCTGTGAATCGGAGCTTTAACCGGGTGACAGTCGATGGCGACACCAGCACAAATGACACGGTGTTTGGCCTTGCCAATGGCGCCAGCGGCATGAGTGTCGACACTATTGGGCGTGAGGTTTTGCTGGAAGCCGTCACAGAAGTGTGCCGTTCCCTTGCCTACCAGATTGTGCAGGATGCCGAGGGTGGAACAAAGATTGTGCATGTCTCGGTGACGGGCGCTCCTGATAATGAAGATGCAGAGCTTGCAGCTCGGGCCGTGGGTAATTCTCCACTGGTCAAGACCGCCATGTTTGGTCAGGACCCCAACTGGGGACGTATCGCTGCGGCCCTTGGACGGAGCGGCGCGCGTTTTGAGCCGGAAGAAGTGTCTATTTCCATTGCTGGACTGTGCATTTTTGAAAATGGTCAGCCTGTGGATATTGATTTTGACAGCCTGCTGGTGCCACATCTTGAGAAGCAAGACATCCATATTGATATTGAGTTAGGGAATGGCGAAGGCGCAAGTTCGCTTTTGGCCTCTGACCTGACGCATGAATACGTAAGCATTAACGCGGACTACCGTTCGTAG
- a CDS encoding HD domain-containing protein, producing MSDSTSEQRSPALKNCDMTRLKRLTDFLFEVGMLRHTPRTGYQFLGSGKESVAEHSFRTSIIGFVLAEMAGADSSHTTMMCLFHDVHEARTGDLNYVNKMYCTANGTQALKDATAGTGLSEKVLGLWGELEGAESEESRLAQDADQIDFIMCLKEQMDLGNPYAEKWLQGALKRLRTPQGKELAAQVYATDQSDWWFLGPDSSWWANKNGKDKK from the coding sequence ATGAGTGATTCGACGTCGGAGCAGCGTTCTCCGGCTCTAAAAAATTGTGACATGACCCGTCTGAAACGGCTGACGGATTTTCTTTTTGAAGTTGGAATGCTGCGGCACACGCCGCGGACGGGCTACCAGTTTTTGGGGTCCGGCAAAGAGAGCGTTGCCGAACACAGCTTCCGTACTTCGATTATTGGTTTTGTCCTGGCAGAGATGGCCGGAGCAGACAGCTCACATACGACCATGATGTGCCTCTTTCATGATGTGCATGAGGCGCGGACCGGAGACCTGAATTACGTCAACAAGATGTATTGCACGGCGAATGGAACGCAGGCCCTGAAAGATGCAACCGCAGGTACGGGACTTTCTGAGAAGGTTCTGGGGCTGTGGGGCGAGCTGGAAGGGGCAGAGTCAGAAGAATCCCGGCTTGCACAGGATGCAGACCAGATTGACTTTATTATGTGCCTCAAAGAGCAGATGGACCTTGGCAACCCGTATGCCGAGAAATGGCTTCAGGGGGCGCTCAAGCGTCTGAGAACGCCACAGGGCAAAGAGCTTGCCGCGCAGGTCTATGCCACTGACCAGAGTGACTGGTGGTTTTTGGGGCCAGACTCAAGCTGGTGGGCCAATAAAAACGGAAAAGATAAAAAATAA